A stretch of Gemmatimonas sp. DNA encodes these proteins:
- a CDS encoding cytochrome b N-terminal domain-containing protein has protein sequence MSGLRDWLDHRTGYKGLLHEALFENVPGGARWRYVWGSTLTFFFAVQVITGLILWMSYSPSSQTAWESVYWIQHQMWGGWLLRGIHHFAAQAMTALLVLHLMQVVIDGAYKAPREVNFWFGVALLLLVLALSLTGYLLPWDQNGYWSTAVSTNLVGMSPGIGPALQTVLVGGASYGHHTLTRFFALHAGLVPLTIGLLIVGHVYLFRRHGLTPKQPIRKPDEGFWPEQVLRDAVACLAVFAAVLWFAVREHGAPLGAPADPAEQFAAARPEWYFLFLFQFLKYFPGKTEIIGAIILPTLVLLLIVAMPFLGRWRLGHRFNVGVLGVLLAGAGLLTVQAITADRADSDYQVSRRVATRDAERAVQLASAGIPITGALSVMRDDPYTQGPRIFSRNCASCHRFDGHDGMGYPLPADSISASDLKDFASRRWLSGFLHADTILSKKYWGGTYHAEGDMVGWLGDHQPETAEEKLTRQNVVFALSAQAQLPGQRAIDQRDSARIAAGREFLRNTDYGCASCHRFEDVGTDSPELTGWGSREYMIAFINDPEHPRFFGRDNDRMPSFGKEKSLSDREIAMVVDWLRNDWRMPAKPASAPKP, from the coding sequence ATGAGCGGACTCCGCGACTGGCTCGATCACCGGACCGGCTACAAGGGACTGCTGCACGAGGCGCTCTTCGAGAACGTCCCCGGCGGCGCCCGCTGGCGCTACGTCTGGGGGAGCACCCTCACCTTCTTCTTCGCGGTGCAGGTCATCACCGGGTTGATCCTGTGGATGTCCTACAGTCCCAGTTCGCAGACGGCGTGGGAAAGCGTGTACTGGATTCAGCACCAGATGTGGGGCGGCTGGCTGCTGCGCGGCATCCATCACTTTGCCGCGCAGGCGATGACCGCCCTGCTGGTGCTGCACCTCATGCAGGTGGTCATCGACGGCGCCTACAAGGCCCCGCGCGAGGTGAACTTCTGGTTCGGCGTGGCGCTGCTGCTGCTCGTGCTGGCGCTGTCGCTCACCGGCTACCTGCTGCCGTGGGACCAGAACGGCTACTGGTCCACCGCCGTCTCCACCAACCTCGTCGGGATGAGTCCCGGTATTGGCCCCGCGCTGCAAACCGTACTGGTGGGCGGCGCCAGCTATGGGCATCACACGCTCACGCGCTTCTTCGCGTTGCACGCCGGCCTCGTGCCGCTCACGATCGGACTGCTCATCGTGGGGCACGTCTATCTCTTCCGGCGCCACGGCCTCACCCCCAAGCAACCCATTCGCAAGCCCGACGAAGGCTTCTGGCCCGAGCAGGTGCTGCGCGATGCCGTTGCCTGTCTCGCCGTGTTCGCCGCCGTGCTGTGGTTTGCGGTGCGCGAACATGGCGCCCCGCTGGGCGCCCCCGCCGACCCGGCCGAGCAGTTCGCGGCAGCACGCCCCGAGTGGTACTTCCTCTTCCTCTTCCAGTTTCTCAAGTACTTCCCGGGGAAGACGGAAATCATCGGCGCCATCATCCTCCCCACGTTGGTGCTGCTGCTCATCGTGGCCATGCCCTTCCTCGGACGGTGGCGCCTGGGGCATCGCTTCAACGTGGGGGTGCTGGGCGTACTGCTCGCCGGCGCCGGCCTACTCACCGTGCAGGCCATCACCGCCGACCGCGCCGACAGCGACTACCAGGTGTCGCGCCGTGTGGCGACACGCGATGCGGAACGCGCCGTGCAACTCGCGAGTGCCGGCATCCCCATCACCGGCGCGCTCTCGGTCATGCGCGATGATCCGTACACGCAGGGTCCGCGCATCTTCTCCCGCAACTGTGCCTCCTGTCATCGCTTCGACGGGCACGACGGCATGGGCTACCCGCTGCCGGCCGACTCCATCTCCGCCTCCGACCTCAAGGACTTCGCCTCACGCCGCTGGCTGAGCGGCTTCCTGCACGCTGACACCATCCTCTCGAAGAAGTACTGGGGCGGCACCTACCACGCCGAAGGGGACATGGTGGGATGGCTGGGTGATCACCAACCCGAGACCGCCGAGGAGAAGCTGACCCGCCAGAACGTGGTGTTTGCGCTCTCGGCGCAGGCCCAACTCCCCGGGCAGCGCGCCATCGACCAGCGCGACAGCGCGCGCATTGCCGCCGGCCGGGAGTTCCTGCGCAACACCGATTACGGCTGCGCCTCCTGCCACCGGTTCGAGGACGTCGGGACTGACAGCCCCGAGCTCACCGGCTGGGGGTCACGCGAGTACATGATCGCCTTCATCAACGACCCGGAGCACCCGCGCTTCTTCGGTCGCGACAACGACCGCATGCCGTCGTTCGGCAAGGAGAAGAGTCTCTCCGACCGGGAGATCGCCATGGTCGTGGACTGGTTGCGCAACGACTGGCGCATGCCCGCCAAGCCCGCCTCCGCGCCCAAGCCGTGA